The DNA segment ATACACAAACTTTTATATTAATGGCCAATGGGTAGCCCCACACTCTGGCAATACACTGGACGTTATAAACCCGGCAACTGAAGCCATCAGCGGCCATATTGCTATGGGCTCGGCAGCGGATGTGGATACAGCGGTAGCCGCGGCAAAAGCAGCCTTCCCTTCATACGCCAATACCAGCCGCGAGCAACGCCTGGCACTGCTGGAAAATATTCTCAGTATCTATAACCGTCGCTATGATGAAATTGCCCAAGCCATCAGCGAAGAAATGGGCGCGCCCATTACCATAGCCATGGAAGACCAGGCAGGCACCGGCACTGGCCATCTGGAAACAGCGATAGAAACCTTAAAGACGTTTGAGTTTGAAGAGCCTATGGGCAGCACCCGTATTTATAAGGAGCCTATAGGTGTCTGTGCCTTAATCACGCCCTGGAACTGGCCGATTAACCAGGTGGTCTGTAAAGTCGTGCCCGCGCTGGCAACAGGTTGTACCATAGTACTAAAACCCAGCGAGGTCGCCCCCTATTCCAGCTACTTATTTGCCGAGGTATTAGCAGAAGCCGGAGTGCCTGCCGGTGTTTTTAATCTGGTAAATGGCGATGGCCCTACGGTAGGTGCTGCCATGTCATGCCACCCCGATGTGGATATGGTCTCCTTTACCGGCTCAACCCGTGCCGGTGCACAGGTGGCCAAAGCCGCAGCGGATACCGTCAAACGCGTCTCGCAGGAACTGGGGGGCAAGTCTGCCAATATTATTTTAGCGGATGCCGATCTCGAAGAGGCGGTCACTGAAGGAGCACTGGGCTGCTTTTTTAATACCGGCCAGTCCTGTGATGCCCCAACCCGAATGTTAGTGCCCGAACAGCTGCATGATAAGGCAGTAGAAATCGCAGTGCGCGCCGCCCAATCCGTCGTCACCGGCGACCCCAGTGATAAAAACACCACCATGGGTCCTGTGGTTAGCCAGGTGCAATTTGACCGTATTCAAAGCCTGATTAAGCAAGGTATTGATGAAGGTAGCAAACTGGCCTGTGGCGGCCCCGGTAAACCTGACAAGCTGGACAAAGGTTATTACGTTAAGCCGACTATTTTTTCCCATGTAAAAAACAACAGCACCATAGCCCAGCAAGAAATTTTTGGCCCGGTGCTGGCTATTCTGCCTTATAAAGATGAAGCAGAGGCAATTGAGATTGCTAACGATTCTCTTTATGGGCTGTGTGGCTATGTCTGGGGTGATGAAGCACGAGCCGTGGCCGTGGCCAGTAAAATGCGTACCGGCATGGTGTTATTAAATGGCGATGAAGGGGACTATAACGCCCCCTTTGGCGGCTATAAGCAATCGGGCAATGGCCGGGAGTTTGGCAAGTTTGGCTTTGAAGAGTTTTTAGAAACCAAAGCGATTATGGGGATCAGTGGACAGTGATAACAGCCTATGATGCAAGTCATTCCCCGGGCCTTAATTGAAGAATCATATCCCACTTGGCACTGATGGCAGCACTGCAATTCACCCCGGTAACCAGTGACTTGCGTTTGCTGCAAAAAAAGTACGCCGTGGATAGCAGAACCGACAGCACAAAGATATCGATCCAGCCCGCCGCCCTATTATCAACCAGTGGCAATGCCGCCCCATCCGGGCCAAAATAAAACAGCCCCGCACAAAACAGAGCCAATACCATCATCATAACGCCGACACTGGTGACATAGGAGTGCTTGCGACTTTCACCGCTCAGATTGGCCTGATAATTGACCGCCAGATGCCCTCGATAATTATCAAGGTCGGTCTCCCACCGCCACAGACTAATATCAGGGTTCTGCTCAATCTTTTTCAAATAGCCCACTTTTCTTTGAATAGTCACGGCCTTATCAAAGATTACGATTAAGGCCAATTCAATTAACAACATGGGAGTTATATAAACCAGTGAATGCACTTTGGTTGCCGCCGCATACGCCAATACAGCGGAGGTTACCGCAAGGGCAATACTAAACAACTGAAACTGGCAGCGCTTTTGGTCAATAATTTCATCCCTGATCGATTGGTAAATAATATCCCTGTGCATAAGCTATGCGTCCTTATCGCTGGCGTAATAATAAAACAATGAACCGACCGGGCCAGAAAAAGACAAGGCCACCTTGGCTTGGTGCTGCGTATCCAGTTGTGATTTTCTGGTGCGCATTACATGAATAAATTCTCCATTTGTCACAGGCAGCCCATCCGCTGCCTGTATCGACTTCTGTGCAGCCTGCCACATCGACATCGCCTCCCAGGCAGTGACCTGGCCCTGCAAGGCAAAATCATCACCATGGCAAGTGAGTACCACACATAGCTTGCCTGCTCTGGCGCACTGCCTGTGAATATCCTTATCCAATACCTTTTCTCCATTAGGCATAAATAACCGCTTACCCCCCTTTTCTGAATGAGCAAATACTACAATGGGGCTACCCTCCGCACGGTGGATACGGGCATATAAATCAAGACTTCCTCCATTCAAGTCAGTCACGCCCTCGCCTTCTTTGACCTGTCTGGCAAAATGTTGCAACTGCTCTTCTGCCCCCTGGCTGACGCTATCGGTTTGATAGACTTTTTTATAGTGCTGCGGCTTTGTCGGCATGGCGACCAGCAATTCCGGCTCGTGCGCAACACTGGCAAAGCTATCGTGCTGCCTGCCAACATCCAGCCCTGTGCGCAACACCTGCCGCTCAACGGTATCGCCACCAACATGAGCCGGGATGGGGTCCTCGGCATCCGCTGCCACACGGCCAACATCATCATAAACAGCCCCTGGCTTAGCGGGTATTTCACGCACCGGAACCTTATCAACCTTCCTGGCTGCCGGTGCCGCCGACCCCAGATCATCAAGCAATCGAACCAAGGCGGTTATCAGGCCCGCATGGCTGGCTTCTACAAACAGCAATAACAACACGGCCACACTTAGGTTTTTTATCCACTGTCTTAATTGATACATTTATATCTCCCTGAAAAAAGTGACATATTGAAGCACCACTCAAAATAGATCCCGCAAGGTAATGCGGTAAGGGTGCGGCCTTTCGGCGCTCAAGCCGGGGGGCTGGTCATCTTCGGCACCGGCGGTTAGTTCCTGCCTGGATAAACTGGCCTCTATCCCCTTATTGGCCAGCGCATTGGCACCGGCGCCAGAAATAACAATTTGCCAAACGGTGGCATTGGGGTTGTTTTCATTTAAGGCCCAGGCAATAAAACCGGAAGCCAACAGAAATAACAAAAATTTAAACCTGTAAACCAGACTGGCAATAATGCGTCGATAGGTCAGCGCAGTGCGATTATTTTTCAGCTCATAGTTTTTTAAGTATTCGATAGAAGCGGCACCCAGAGCACCCAGGGCCATATACTCGGGGAACACCATCCAGTTAGCCAGCATCGCTCTACTCCTGTAGTTCTTTCTTTAGTATTAAGACACTTTAGCAAGGTATTTCCCCACCTTAGAGGGCGAGCAGATTGCCGTAATTTATAGCTATTGCTGGTGAGTTAGTCGATATTTTTGGGGGAGTTTAAATAGTCGAACTTTTATAGAAGGAACAATATTTCAACAACCGATCATCGGTAGATTTATAGCTAAAGGGGAACGTGATAATGGCGAGTTAGAATTAATCACGCCCCGTTATCATGAGCTTAGCTTTGAGGAGATTAGAGAGTGGCAAACAAGCTAGTGGTCAGTCGTGTTCCCCTGTGTCTCTGCAGTAATAACACCGCCAACACTAACAAAGCTTATTGGCAGATCTTTTGGATCTTTTGTGGATCTTTTGGGACAGACACTCATTAGGGCAGATCTTTTGGGACAGACACTCATTAGCAGACACTCATTAGCAACAGACGTCGGCACCAATAATTAGTTTTAGCTTCCCTTAGCGGTTTATGACCCACTATATACTTTAGTCGGTAGCCACTACAGACTAATGGGGGATAGAAAGAGGGTTCAAATTTCAATAAAGTTTGTTCTTAGGCAGTAAATGCCTTTAATGGGCACGCTTCTACTCCATACCCATCTAACCCTGTGAATAGTTTACTTGATCAAAACAAGTGGCGACAAGCTTTACAGAGCCGGTTTGACCCACACCATGGATTAAAGGGAAGTGCCTAAAATTAAAATAACGCAACAACTACAAAGTAAAGGAGCACCTCATGCTGAAACAAACTCTGGCCATAATTGGCCTAACAATATCATTGTCTGCTAATGCTGCTTTGTACGACCGTGGCAACGGCATGATTTACGATGACACCTTAGACATTACCTGGCTGCAAGATGCCAACTATGCGCAAACGTCAGGCTACGATGCCGATGGCAGAATGACTTGGGACGATGCTAATGCGTGGGCTGACCAATTGAACTACGGCGGCTTTGATGACT comes from the Oceanicoccus sagamiensis genome and includes:
- a CDS encoding aldehyde dehydrogenase family protein yields the protein MRQYTNFYINGQWVAPHSGNTLDVINPATEAISGHIAMGSAADVDTAVAAAKAAFPSYANTSREQRLALLENILSIYNRRYDEIAQAISEEMGAPITIAMEDQAGTGTGHLETAIETLKTFEFEEPMGSTRIYKEPIGVCALITPWNWPINQVVCKVVPALATGCTIVLKPSEVAPYSSYLFAEVLAEAGVPAGVFNLVNGDGPTVGAAMSCHPDVDMVSFTGSTRAGAQVAKAAADTVKRVSQELGGKSANIILADADLEEAVTEGALGCFFNTGQSCDAPTRMLVPEQLHDKAVEIAVRAAQSVVTGDPSDKNTTMGPVVSQVQFDRIQSLIKQGIDEGSKLACGGPGKPDKLDKGYYVKPTIFSHVKNNSTIAQQEIFGPVLAILPYKDEAEAIEIANDSLYGLCGYVWGDEARAVAVASKMRTGMVLLNGDEGDYNAPFGGYKQSGNGREFGKFGFEEFLETKAIMGISGQ